The genomic stretch CAGGATTTCCTCGTCCGCTGCCGCATCCGGCGCGTGCCGGGCGAATCGCTGGCGCTGCCGGCGTTCCGCCGCAAGCTCGCCGTGGTGCGCGCCGGCGTGGCCGAGGAGACGGCGCAGTCCGAGACCTGGCAGACGGCGCTGGCGCTCTCGAACCAGCTGGCCGACGACGTGCAGGGTGTGTTCCTCGTGCTGGCCCGTGCTGCGGTCGAGGCCCTGCCCTGCCCTTCGGATGCGACGCTGGCGCGCGCCTACGGCACCCATTCCACCGGCCGGGCCCGGCGCCTGCTGACCTATTTCGAGGAACGCGGCCTGCTGGTGGTGCGCATGGACCTGCGCAACCAGCGCATCGTCGCCTTCCCCGACCTTGGCGCCGAAACCGCCCCGGGCAGCCCGGATGCGCCCGACTATGGCGATCGGGCCGCGGCCGAGTAGCGGGCTGGAGATTCTAACCGCAGCCACGGCGCTTGCTCACCCCCACCCCTGTCCCCTCCCCCTAGACATGGGGAGGGAGACCAAAACGCTGGCATTGAGGTGGTCGTCTCCCTCCCCTTGTTTAGGGGGAGGGATCAAGGGTGGGGGTCAGCCCGCGCCCAGCGCTAGCAGTCCTTTTTCTCCGCTCCACTGAAACCGTGTGATTCAAATCTCACCGGCTTTCGTCTATTTAGTCTATCATTCCCATAGGGATTATTGAGTGAACGGCCGATAGGACTACGATCTGCGCACCTTCCGGGCTCGCCTCGGAACGCCAGATTTCGCACCCGAAAGGATCGCACCGTGACGCCAATCAGACGCCGCACGCTCGGAGCGCTCGCCGCGCTGCTGCTCGCCGGCACCATTATCAGCCCCAGCTTTGCCCAGGACAAACCGGTGCAGGGTGGCACGCTGATCTACCTCGAGCAGCAGGCCCACACGAACCTCTACCCGCCGGCCGGCGGCTTTTATCCGAACGGCGGCGTGCTCAACCAGATCACCGACAAGCTGACCTACCAGAACCCGCAAACGCTCGAGATCGAGCCGTGGCTGGCCGAATCCTGGGAAGTGAACGACACCGCCACCGAGTACACCTTCAAGCTCAAGCCCGGCATCACCTTCTCGGACGGTACGCCGCTCGACGCCAAGGCAGTCGCGGCCAACTACGACACCTTCGGGCTGGGCAACAAGGAGCTCAAGTATCCGGTGTCGGAAGTGATCAACAACTACGACCACGCCGAAGTGGTCGACGATCTGACGGTGAAGTTCCACTTCAAGCACCCCTCGCCCGGCTTCCTGCAGGGGACCTCGGTGATCGGATCCGGCATCGTCTCGCCGGCGACGCTGGCGCTTCCCTATGACGCGCTCGGTGATGCCACCAAGATCGTCGGGTCCGGTCCGTTCGTGGTCGAAAGCGAAACGCTCGGCAAGGAACTCAACCTCAAGGTGCGCGAAGACTACAACTGGGGACCGGCAAAGTTCGAGCACCAGGGTCGCGCCTATCTCGACGGCATAAAGTATCTCGTCACCCCGGAAGACAGCGTCCGCATCGGCGGCCTGCTCTCCGGCCAGGCCGACATCATCCGGCAGATCCAGGCCTATGACGAGCCTCAGGTGAACGACGCCGGCTTCGAGATTTTCGCCCCCAACACCCGTGGTGTGAACAACTCGATCGCCTTCCGTCCCGACAACCCGCTGGTCGCCGACCTCAAGGTGCGCCAGGCGCTGTCCCTCGCCACCAATCGGCAGGAAATCGTCGACACGCTGTTCTCGGCCAACTACCCGGTTGCGACCTCGGTGATCTCGCAGCATGCCGCCGGCTATGTCGATGAGTCGAGCAAGCTGGTGTTCGACCAGGAGAAGGCCAAGGCGCTGTTCGCCGAGGCCGGCTGGACGCCAGGCGCCGACGGCATCCTCGAAAAAGACGGCAAGAAGCTCGATCTCACGGTCTACGTCTCGCTGCCGCAGCCGCAGAACGAAGCGGTGCTGCAGCTGGTGGCCCAGCAATGGGCGCAGGTCGGGGTGAAGCTCAATGTGCTCGCCGGCGACGCCGGCAGCCGTACCCTCGATCAGCTCGATCCGCTGAAGACTCCGGTGACCGTGGCGATGGTCGGCCGCGCCGATCC from Devosia sp. A16 encodes the following:
- a CDS encoding TIGR04028 family ABC transporter substrate-binding protein gives rise to the protein MLLAGTIISPSFAQDKPVQGGTLIYLEQQAHTNLYPPAGGFYPNGGVLNQITDKLTYQNPQTLEIEPWLAESWEVNDTATEYTFKLKPGITFSDGTPLDAKAVAANYDTFGLGNKELKYPVSEVINNYDHAEVVDDLTVKFHFKHPSPGFLQGTSVIGSGIVSPATLALPYDALGDATKIVGSGPFVVESETLGKELNLKVREDYNWGPAKFEHQGRAYLDGIKYLVTPEDSVRIGGLLSGQADIIRQIQAYDEPQVNDAGFEIFAPNTRGVNNSIAFRPDNPLVADLKVRQALSLATNRQEIVDTLFSANYPVATSVISQHAAGYVDESSKLVFDQEKAKALFAEAGWTPGADGILEKDGKKLDLTVYVSLPQPQNEAVLQLVAQQWAQVGVKLNVLAGDAGSRTLDQLDPLKTPVTVAMVGRADPDVIKSGFYPKNRDWLLQKGGSSDKVQSFVDDKLNGLLEGLASETDRTKRLAIAGEIQGYVLDQAYIIPFFEEPQAFATAPYVHGLGFEAVGRPSFYNVWLTR